Below is a genomic region from Scheffersomyces stipitis CBS 6054 chromosome 8, complete sequence.
ATGTCGTTACGATGCTATTGAGTTTTATCATTCCATTATTTCCAGATTTTTATTTAGAGAGTTATTTAGAGAtgtttctatttctttaATAGAACATTAGTGATTGATTTTATTAATTTATATGCAAAGTATGAGAGGTCATAGTTTTCATTTGTCCATGTTATTCACGGTCTCAAATACTGAAATATGCAGAAATTGAGAACCAGAATCTAACCTATAACACTCCTGCCTTCtatccaacaactcttccatTTCCTCAGTGGTCAATAGATCTTCACTCTTTGTTGTCTTGTACATATCATCATCTGCCCCGCCAGTATCGCTTAGGGTAGATTCTTCCTTGTGAGAGCTGAATATTGCTTTAGAAACTTCCATAATCTGCTTGACTTTTAAGTCTGAATTCAAGCCGTCGTGGTCGATTAATTGTTTTAACTTACTAAATTTAAATTCACCCATTTGTATAACTAGGGTTTCCAAAAATCTTTTCGAACATGAGCTGCTAATTAAAAGCTCTTCAATCGAATCTCTTATCAAAAATCGAAATACTTTAACGGGGTTCGTCTGGCCAATTCTGTGAACTCTGTCAATAGCTTGTAAGTCCATTTGTGGGTTCCAATCGTTGTCAAATAGTATTACCGTGTCTGCAGCGGTCAAATTGATACCAAGCCCACCTGCTCTAGTTGAAAGGAGAAATACTTTAGTATCTTTGTCGCTGTTGAACTGTGTAATCTGCTCATCTCTAACTGCCTGTGAAGTACTTCCGTCCAATCTGCAGATTTTGATATTCTGGTAGTTAAACCAGTCATGCAACAAGTCTAACAATTTCGTGAACTGTGAGAAAATAAGAATCTTATGGTTGGCTTCTATCAAGGGAAAGCAAAGTTGTTGCAATACTTGAATTTTGCTCGAATTCTGTACCAAAATGTCCATAAACTTTTTCTCATGGGAGGTACTATCCTTTATTGGGAATGGCTCAAAGTAAATATAGGGtgaattgcaaatatttCTTAATTGCATCATCAGGTTCTGCAATGATAAGCCGCGAATTTCACGACGTATCTTCTTGTGCAATACTTGAAGCAACATCAATCTTTTCTTACTCTTCGGGATCCTACTTTTTAATTGTTCAAGGACATCCTCATAAATAATTTCATCTGGTGATTCTGAAGCAGATTCTTTAGTTTCGCTGATTTCGAACTCATCATCAGACTCTGTCTCACGATAGTTCTGCTTTGATTTAACCTTATCTTCTCCTTGCATGTACTTTTCGCATAAGAAACTGTCAaccaattgcaaatcttTTTGGTTAGCAAAAAGGTCTCTGTGATTATAATACAAAAATTGTTTAAGGTTCTCTTGCACCAAACTATCAAACAATTTGCTATCCATAGCATCAGaatacaatttcttctgcaacCTGGAGAGTGGAATATGAATCAAATACTCTTTCTTTGGGGGTAAATCTCTAATCACATCTCTCTTAAGTCTTCTTAAGAGGAAAGGTTTAAGAATTGTATGCAAATTCTTAATTAAGTTCTCCTGaatgttcaacttgatgactctcttcatttcttcatcttcttcattctctttACCTTCGGCAAAGTTAGTTAATTCATCAAAATTGAACCACTGTTGAAAAAGTTCCAAGTCATGGAAAATATCTGGCAAAATAAAATTTAGCAAGGACCATAATTCATTTAAGTTGTTTTGTAATGGTGTCCCCGTTATCAAAAGACGATTGGAAACATTTAACTTCTTTAGAAATTTAATTAATACACATTCGCTATTCTTCAAACGATGTCCCTCATCAACAATTAGATATTTCCAATTAATTGAGTTAAGCTTGGCAAAATCTTTGATGGATATTTCATACGAAGTTATGACAATATTAATTTTATTCTTTGCAATAACACTCTGcaagttgattttgtttCTGTTCGACTTAGTTCCACTGTGTTTGTAGACGTTAACACGAGGAGCAAATTTCCTGATCTCATTGAACCAATTTGTCATCGTTGAAAGGGGAACAACAACGAGGAAAGGTCCGGGAATTCCATTCTCAATCAAGAAACTGAGGAAGGAAATGCATTGGAGGGTTTTACCTAAACCCATTTCGTCAGCAAGTATTCCATTTAGTCCATTTTCGTATAGAGTAATTAGCCATTGTAGACCATCCAATTGATAATCCTTTAGAGTTCCTCCAGAGATCAAATCAGGCTGTTTGGTAGTAATCTCAGATGATTGTGAATTGTCAATTGCCTTCATAGTCGACTTCGTTTCTCCAGATATCTTTGTAGATAGCATTTTCGTTATATCATGCTGCCGCAGTCCCTTCCTTGGCGTAGTCTTTGATACACGtctcttcttggttggagtttcttctggagttggctgttgttgaaccTGTTGCTTTTTCTCCAATGtcgtttgaagaatatttTCAGCTATGATCTGCGAATAGATTTGTGACTTTTGAATCAAATTATTCAATCGATCTAGTTTATGGTCTTTTGATAGCAGGTTGAACTCCTGCTGCTCTTGATCTATACCTCcatatttcttttcttcagtttccACTAACTTCTTGAGTTCTATTTCAGATTCTGAGTCAGTAGCCTGACCTATCGGCTCATTAGTTGTCATTTGCCTCAAGCCAGTTGAAATGCTAGAACGCGTCTTCAAAGGAAATGAATTTGTAAATCATGATTTTGCATCCTCTATATTCAGGATTACAAATTATATCGCGAGACTGCGAATTTTGTCCGTCCTAAAGCTGTATGAAGATGATCCAACTCAAGCTAAGTCCGAGAAAATGTATTGTACAGTATCATCGCAAAACCTTTTTCATTACCGTATTGCTACTCTCTCGTGCTCAGCCGATGCATTAAGAACGAAAATAATGGACTAATTTGTTTAGAAGAAGGACGTAGCATTTCAAATTGTGGTCgcttcaagaagaaacctcGACCTTTTTACACACATACTTAAGGGAGGCCCAACTCTTAAATCTAATGGGTTAATTAATTATCTAAAGTTTGTGCAAAAAGGATTAAAATTGATAATTATTCACCAAAAGACTTGGTTAACCCACGACGGTAACACACTCTAACTCAGATTGGTGACATTCAAGCAAATACAACGTAGCTTTTATTTCCAACAGGACCACATCGGAGATCTAGATATTTGCTCAGCtggaatctgaaaagaTGTATAGAAATAATTTGTGCTTTAAATCGTAAATCACTCGCAGAAGCTTGATTGCCACCGCGCTTAAATAGAAGCGATTACTTGATTAGGAAGTACTAACGTCTATAGTATTCGCCGAACTTTTATGTCCGACTATACGAAAACGTGTGGGTACCAAACGTTGAGGTGACGTACACATCGTTGCATTTTTCATGTTGCCAAAATTCCGAGATTTTTTTGTTGGTTTGCAGGTTAACTCTGAAATCACCAGTAAGATGCATTTATTCTGTGATATTTTACACATTACTGGTGATGTAATGCATTAAACTGCAATGGCAACAGTATTATTTATCTTTATGACTAGGAATCACTCTATTACAAGGTTTCCACACAAGGACCTCTAATAGATGGGTGTCTAATCGTAATCAAGaatgttgaaaatttttgtATCGGTGCTttttttcatctttaaTCAAACTTAATCCTCCTTTATAAATAAGATAAGTTTTATCATTTCTAAAATTTATCGTGCTTCATCTTGATTCCTCGAAGCAATATACTTGGTGGTAGGATTTTGATTGCATCAGCCTCAAAAAATAGAACATTTCCACCCCTTAGTTTCCCCTGTCAGTTGCAATCGTGTTTCACCTCAAAACTTTATCTAGACCAAGTTTTCCTTTAACGGCACCGTTCTGTTCTTTCCCGGGACGGCCTTACTTTCCAGCTTCCTCTTGCTTTTCGGTACccagaagattcttctCAAACACTCGCGCCAAAATGGGTAGAGCCAATATTTTGCATTACCAATTGGAACATGATCACGAGACTGACTTATCAACCACGCCTCCTGATTCTCTTgagttgaacaacaacGTGATAAAGTCTAAAAAGCAGAGACCCAACAACTTCCCATTCACCTTGTCAAAGGATTCGACAAAATCAgaattctttgaaaataACCAATTTTATGTTGACAATTTAAAGCACAATCACTCTACTCAAGTTTTTGACCTGAATGCAAAGGGGCAATCCCCACATACATTGTGGATTGGATGTTCTGATTCTCGTGCCGGGGAACTGTGCTTGGCAACTTTACCAGGCGAAGTCTTCGTTCATAGAAATATCGCCAACGTTGTAAATGCCAGTGATGTCAGTTCGCAAGGTGTGATTCAGTTTGCTATTGATGTCTTGAAGGTTAAGAAAATTATTGTCTGCGGACATACTGACTGTGGAGGTATTTGGGCATCCTTGTCGTCCAAAAAAATCGGTGGTGTTTTAGACTTGTGGTTAAACCCTGTCAGACACATCAGAGCAGCCAACTTAGCATTGCTTAGTGAATTCAATAATGacccaaagaagaaggccAAGAAACTTGCCGAACTTAATGTTATCAGTTCTGTCACTGCCTTGAAAAGACATCCAAGCGCATCAATGGCCCTTAAAAACGGAGAAATAGAGGTTTGGGGTATGATGTATGACGTTGCTACTGGCTACTTGTCAGAAGTGGAAATTCCAGATGATGAATTCGAAGACTTGTTCCACATTCATGATGAACACTTAGACGATGAATTCAACCCTCATTGAGCTTTTACTTGCGATGATTACGACGTAAAAAATTCATATATAGATTACAGTATAGATTCAGGCATCACGGATAGATCTGACCAGTTCCGAATTCATTAGACAGAAGTTTGTGAACTACTTAGTACTTTTCTATTCTATTCATTTCTCCTATGTACAATATATAATGCCATTTATTTGAAAACGTGTACTAAATTTGCAATCAGGCAGTTGTGAACCAAAGTTCCTGCAGGAGTGACTTTTTTGCCATTAAGAGTCAGTTACTTGAACAAGCTCTTCAAACAAGATGCAAAAACGAGAAAGGTACGGGTATCCTATAATTTTTTTGTGTTTATTGACTATAGACGAGAGATATTATAAATAGAATTATATTAATCTGGAATTTCCATGAATTAGACTAGCTGGCCCCTTGACAAAGATAAAATGAAAGGTGTGCAAGTAAGCAAGGACTTTTGAAAACTCACTCGTATAGATATAAATGCCGATGTTGTTAGTTAAGATTATGTAGATTCCCACTTCAAGTTAAATCTACCTTCTGGGAtcttgtattcttcaatagcctggaagacttcttcaaccgTGTTGCATACCTTGATGATCTCACCGTTCTTGCTACTAACAAATTCGTTGTCGATGGAGTCTTCgatgaacttcaagaagttatcGTAGAAACCATCCATGTTGAACACCACAATAGGCTTGTTATGTATGTTCAATTGAAACCAAGTAACCACCTCCATCAACTCTTCTAATGTACCGTAGCCACCAGGCAATGCAATAAAAGCGTCCGATTCTTCTCCCatcaatctctttctggTATGCATGTCTTTGACCAAAGTGGTCTTCCCGTACTCCTTGGAGTCTGGAATTGGTGTGGAACCATCGTGGTTATCTATTgactccttcaacttgttgttgacaGTCTCGCTATCTGATCTTTCTCTGGTGATCAAAGCTTCTGGGATAATACCATGGACATAACCACCAGATGTAGCACAAGCACGGGCGACAGCCCCCATGATACCTGTAGAACCGCCACCGTAGACTAAACCCCAGTTCCTGCTGGCAAATGCCTTTCCTAATTCGGTAGCCATTTCAGCGTAAACGGCCTTCTTACCGAATGAAGAACCGCAGAAGACACATACTTTCTTGTCTGGGTGAGTAGCAGTCATGATATTAGATGGATGAATgtatttggaagaaaggTGGACGTGAAGCAAGAGTTATATTCTAAAAAAGTCTGAGTTCAACTATTTTTATAAGCTGGTTCTTAAGCTAGCAGGAGATATAGTGACAGATCTGCAAGTATTTATAGTGAATCCGTTTCCTAATGATTCATAGCGCATCTAAAAGTCCCTTAGAAGTGGACACTTTGGAGAAGGTGGGGTTCCTGCAGATTGATAATCACATGACTAAATTACTCACAATTTTTGGTAGAGTCTCCGCGGTAGTTCCGGGAATTTCAATTGCCAGTGAGGTTGACATGAATCTTCGGTTGCGAATAGTGGGCAAAGCTGTCCAGATAGCACTATCTCTACTGGATATCTAACAGCAATGTCCGCGGgattcaatttgaagttgaaatgCTGTCCTGAGTGTCTAAGTTGTGCCCTCTAAAACTACGGTCATGTGCATTACCCCATCTGTGCACCTTATTTTTAAACAGCTTAAATCAGATCAACGGCTGTCGGATGTCCTGGAGAAATAGCGACTTTTGGGTTTAATTTGGAGCTTTCCGTCATAACATTCTCCAAGAGTAGCCTAAGAGCATATACCTAACTTTGAAAGTttatttgaaaattcaaatcTACTATTAACGCAAGTAAGTCTGACTTACTTTGGTTGCCAGAGATACTGATTCATCCAATATTTTCGAAAGGGGATCAGTAGTCAATAAGATAGAATAGTATACAATAGGTTCCAGTTTCAATGCAAAATCTTTACTGCTCTGTTCAATTCAAAATGGATAGCTTAACTAGTCCATGATTGCTTTTGGTAACCCTTCAAAAGGACCTCTTGGTTGAATTATTTCTAATTTATGGTTATAGGTTTTTTTCACCGTTTTTGGTTGAAAGTATTCAGTGCAAATAGTTGCAGGTCGCAGTTTCAAACGGTGAAAAACTTAGATTCAATGAAGTTAGTTATCTCAAATTTGCCTTCGGAATAACACCAGACTGGGTTCCAAGGCATTACCACTTTGAACTGGTCCCAAATTCTAGAAGGATAGGCGGCCTAAAAAGGAAATGATGTAATGTGATCAGGGTCATGTGCATAGAATGCTGCAAGAGCTGCAGGAGACAATTTGGCGCGTTGGCTATACAGCCATTGTATCAAGTACTGTCTAACAACTAGACAAAGGAGAGCAGTACTAACAGATTATGCTATGCATATGAAAGGCAAAGCTTGGTTGGCAGCAAAACGCAGAAGGCTGTCTAAAGTCAAAAGCCATTGAATCTCAAGCCACAGAAAGGTGCCTTTGAGCCTACTGGCGGACTCAAATCGCCCATTCTTATAGAAAAGTAATGTATATAGTTTCTTAATCTCCTCGCAGAGTCGATCTTGCAGGTTCCAACAGCCCCTGTCAAAATATCGTGTCGATCACTACAGAGTGGTTTGATTGTAATTATGATGGAAATTCCAGAGAAAATGTTCGGTTAAGCATCCAGATAGACAACCCAGGTATCTACCGAGAGAGATTAGGGAATTTCCTGTCCAGGATATATCTCTTCTGGGAATAACGCAGCGAACTGCCTTGAACTCTTGCCCCTACACTGAAAGTGAAAACGCGGTATAGTCGCTGCATGTAATTATTTTCAACTCGTTTAGTTGTCACTGAATTAAccggaagaagaaatcgtcaATAGATTTGTCTTGCTAATTTCCCactttctgaaattttctAAGTTTCCGTATGTCAGAGCTCATATTTAATCTGCTACATCCCCGTCTTCGTCTTTTACACGGAAGTTACGATCATTCTCGTTAATCATTCTCAAAATTTGCATTTAGAAGTCATCCTCATACACATTAGACATGGGAAGGATAAATACAACGGACTTACTAAGCCAGCTAGATAGCCTTGACTTCCCCGTTTCTATAGCTCAAGAGAAGTCCCACTTGGGCAAAACAAACTGTGACACAATTGACGTGGAACTGATTCTGTTCGATAACTACAACAGTACCTTTGATAGCTATTTCAGAAGCGAAGATAATGACGATACTAGAGAAAC
It encodes:
- a CDS encoding conserved hypothetical protein (go_function DNA binding; ATP binding; nucleic acid binding; helicase activity) yields the protein MTTNEPIGQATDSESEIELKKLVETEEKKYGGIDQEQQEFNSLSKDHKLDRLNNLIQKSQIYSQIIAENILQTTLEKKQQVQQQPTPEETPTKKRRVSKTTPRKGSRQHDITKMLSTKISGETKSTMKAIDNSQSSEITTKQPDLISGGTLKDYQLDGLQWLITLYENGLNGILADEMGLGKTLQCISFLSFLIENGIPGPFLVVVPLSTMTNWFNEIRKFAPRVNVYKHSGTKSNRNKINLQSVIAKNKINIVITSYEISIKDFAKLNSINWKYLIVDEGHRLKNSECVLIKFLKKLNVSNRLLITGTPLQNNLNELWSLLNFILPDIFHDLELFQQWFNFDELTNFAEGKENEEDEEMKRVIKLNIQENLIKNLHTILKPFLLRRLKRDVIRDLPPKKEYLIHIPLSRLQKKLYSDAMDSKLFDSLVQENLKQFLYYNHRDLFANQKDLQLVDSFLCEKYMQGEDKVKSKQNYRETESDDEFEISETKESASESPDEIIYEDVLEQLKSRIPKSKKRLMLLQVLHKKIRREIRGLSLQNSMMQLRNICNSPYIYFEPFPIKDSTSHEKKFMDILVQNSSKIQVLQQLCFPLIEANHKILIFSQFTKLLDLLHDWFNYQNIKICRLDGSTSQAVRDEQITQFNSDKDTKVFLLSTRAGGLGINLTAADTVILFDNDWNPQMDLQAIDRVHRIGQTNPVKVFRFLIRDSIEELLISSSCSKRFLETLVIQMGEFKFSKLKQLIDHDGLNSDLKVKQIMEVSKAIFSSHKEESTLSDTGGADDDMYKTTKSEDLLTTEEMEELLDRRQECYRLDSGSQFSHISVFETVNNMDK
- the NCE3 gene encoding non-classical export carbonic anhydrase (involved in protection against oxidative damage~go_function carbonate dehydratase activity; zinc ion binding~go_process carbon utilization~go_function carbonate dehydratase activity; zinc ion binding~go_process carbon utilization), producing MGRANILHYQLEHDHETDLSTTPPDSLELNNNVIKSKKQRPNNFPFTLSKDSTKSEFFENNQFYVDNLKHNHSTQVFDSNAKGQSPHTLWIGCSDSRAGESCLATLPGEVFVHRNIANVVNASDVSSQGVIQFAIDVLKVKKIIVCGHTDCGGIWASLSSKKIGGVLDLWLNPVRHIRAANLALLSEFNNDPKKKAKKLAELNVISSVTALKRHPSASMALKNGEIEVWGMMYDVATGYLSEVEIPDDEFEDLFHIHDEHLDDEFNPH
- a CDS encoding predicted protein, producing MTATHPDKKVCVFCGSSFGKKAVYAEMATELGKAFASRNWGLVYGGGSTGIMGAVARACATSGGYVHGIIPEALITRERSDSETVNNKLKESIDNHDGSTPIPDSKEYGKTTLVKDMHTRKRLMGEESDAFIALPGGYGTLEELMEVVTWFQLNIHNKPIVVFNMDGFYDNFLKFIEDSIDNEFVSSKNGEIIKVCNTVEEVFQAIEEYKIPEGRFNLKWEST